Part of the Falco biarmicus isolate bFalBia1 chromosome 4, bFalBia1.pri, whole genome shotgun sequence genome, GGATGCTCAGATCTCTCTTTGGAGGCAACACAGAAATATGGGATTTCAATATCAGAGATGGATGacttctgaaaactgaatgAAACCAGCTTTTAATATGCTTTTAGCTTCCGCCGACAGTCTAATGCCAGGACACCTGCCTCAGTTTGCTGCTGTATCTTTCAGCAGATGATGGATCCTTTGTATAGAATTTTTTTGTCATGGCTTATACTCCTACAAAAGCTTACTTGTTCATTCAGgtactgaaataatttccaaacTAAATATTTAACTAAAGCACTGAAACTCCTACCAAGCAATGCCTTGTTTGCATTCCAAACATCTTGGAATATTTTTGGAGGCGGGGGGAGAAGTCCTAGTACACAGCAGAAATACGTGAGCGATAACCTACACACTGACGTTCGAATTGGGAAACTGTGACTGCCACCCTCAAGCCTGTAGCGAGCAGCGGTGTGTGTGGCACACGTCTGCTGTGTCCTCCTTCATGTACTTGCATGCGGGTACAAGGACTGATCCAGCacctgggtgctgcagccctgtcctGACAACCACGACCCCCCTTGGCAGGCTCTCTGGAGTATCCCTTCACTGGCAGTACAGTGATcatcagcttttgttttgagTCCAGAAATCATGTCCAGCTTCTACGTCGGCTGTTACATTATGGTGTAATCAGATCACTTCCTCATGCCAAATCTTTTAAAGATAGCCACCGAGATATGGTCATCTTGTTTTTTTATATTACATGCAACAGTCCAAATCTACTGTGCCAGGAAAACAATACATTAAATATTGAGACTCTGCCTGCAGTGACTTTCTCCTGTGCGGTGTAAGAGTTATAAAGAACAGTCTTGCGAGACTTTGCCTCCTTTACATCCTTCTGGTTTCAATACCTCCTATTCACTTTTTGTTTGTTAGGTAACATTTATCACAGCCGCTTAGTCCAAGCACTTGCTGCCATAGTTTTCCAGACAGCTGGAAGATAGTTAAGtatttgcacattttaaaaaccatcAGCCctgtttttaatgtcttttctAATGCATGAACTATCTAGATCTGGCAcacccagccaggacagatAAGCAGGGTGGCTGATGCATTTGACTCAACCATCagtgaagaaaaggcagaactAAAATGCTCACTTAACAGCCTATCCAGATGAAAGGGGAAAGTCTGGCTTGCCAGATGGCACCGCTTTCATTTCTCCACCACAGAAAGAAGCCCCTTGGGTCAAATGCCTTGTCTGTGCTACACTAATTGGGTAAATTTGGAGCTGaagccctccctgccctggctgacAGCAACAGCAAGATGCTTCGCTAAGCTGGCAAAGGCAGTCACTGCCCACGAGGTTTTTTTACAGCTGGGATAGCAGAAACTCAGCAAAATGAGACTTACGCCCCCAAAACAGTTAAAAGGGCTGCGCTGCAGTTGTCTCTACAGACCTGACCCTAACAGGTGTTACCCACAGCTCGAGCTCATTCTCTTCCCCCGTGCCCTGTATGTAACCTGTGTGGGATGCAAACTCTCTGCTTattgctaaagaaaaaagaggcACTTAACAACACATTTCCGTGGTTGTGGATTTTGctgtgaaacaaacaaacaaaaatcccctgGAAGCCaaggggctggaggaaggagagaacaaacaaaatcccaatAGCTGTCTGGTTTATAAAGACCTGCTTTTCCACAGTGCTATCACAGGATTTTCCTTGGGGCACTTCAGCTGCCCAGGTGTGAGGTATTAGATGCCTTCCAGCTGCTGGCTACGTTCAAACATCATATCTTCAAACATCATATTGGTTGATATTTACATCTGTTTCAAGGAAATGGTGCCGAGCACCTGGAAACAAGATTGCTGTCACTCACAAAGTGCATTCCTATGGAGGTGGCCGCTGCGGTCTCAATTTCTGTGCCAATGTCTTCAATGAAGGGATATTCGTTTTGGTCATGGACAATGATCTTGGCTCCTGTGGATGTCACCAGGAAGGGGTTGTAGTCTGCTTCGTCTATATACAGAACAACCTGCAATCCTGAAGAACAGAGACAAGGTAGGAGCAGAGTTGCACCGGAAGCCAGAGccaatttttctggtttgggagAACAGCACAGTTTATTTAATGTTACCTGCACTTAAGTAGAACTATAACAATcaagcaaagcctttgcagagCTACACTGAGACACTCACAGCAAGTAACGTCCCTCTGCGGTCCCAAGTACagcaaacaaataatttcaaCCACGTTCTACGGGGACACTTACTCTAAAAGTTATATAACTGAGAAGCAGTCATTTCAGATGGAAAACATTAGTGATGCAATGATATTATCTTTGTATTCTCTGGCAATAGTTTGCACTAGTTCAAACAAGCATTTCCCCAATCAGCTTGCAAATCTAGAGCCAACACATCAATCACTCTCCAGTAGGATCCAGTTCGCTGAACCGCTTGTTATCGAATAGTTCCTCTGTAAACTCAGTTCCCTTACCGTACTCGCTGCCTCCCGTGGAGGTGCTGAGGATCGTCCCGTTTTCTCCGCTGTTGAAGGTATAGCAATTGCCATGCAGGGGATGATGGAAACGAGTGAAGTGCCTGAAAGAAGCAAATACTGTTACATTGCCCTCTGCAGCGAGAAAATCGGCAGGCTGGGGGATGTTGTTTTGGCAGAGACATAGCAGGACTAGGCGTTTCCTTTCTTCCcggcccccccacccccaagcaatttattttgctgaaagtGTGGATCTTTTAGTATCTTTAAACTACATGGAAATATGATCTGGTTTAATAGCCTGAGGAAATTAAAAGTTTAGGAGGTTTTCATGTGGGAATGGGGGCTGAGAGGTTGGGGGAAGCAGATTTACAGAACTAGCAGGAAGGTGGTGGGGGAACACGACAAAGTCCTCTCATTTGACAGCCAAGTGCCTAAAGGAACacaaatcttcatttttttagaaaagatgtCAGAGCCACTGTCACGCTGGGGAGGCTGAGGACACACCCTTGTGATTCAAGCAGAGTCCTGTCTTTCCTGTGAATACCCCCTCCCACTCGAGCAAATGTCCTCATTCCAAGAAAAGACGTTCTGCATTTGTGTGATTACAGACACAAAATGCCTTCAGTAATGAGTtacagcacagcctgctttgtGCATGGCAGTGGGAAAACCGCTAAACCCGTGTACATGTGCCATCTTATCCCCACAACTGCATGGGAGAACTCTGCTGCTACCCCTAGTATGAAGGGATGACTCCCCTGCTACCCGGACACACAAGAACTGTACTGCCACAGTAAGCAGGTAGATTTgattctgccaaaaaaaaaaaaaaaaaaaggtttaactGAAATGTGGACAGCAGAACACGAAGACAAACGAAATTAAAGAGCATAATCAATCAAAGTTCATAAAGACACGAATGTTTGCCTTCATTTAAATATGGAAATGGTTCCTGCTGGAATTACCAAATATTCTGCTGCAAATACCAAATATTCAGTTCCTATATATTACATATCTTGGAAATAACCTGTTAAGCTGGCAGGCACTGACCTTTTGTCACAAGATAGGCCATCAAAGAAACATGTCAGTAGCAGGTCATCAGCAGAATAGCTCAATTTTTCTTTAGTCTCCAGGGGAATCTGTGCCATGATGTTCATGTAATGCAGCTTGTACCATTCTTGGATAGCATTAACACCAGAACTGAATGTATAAAGTGCACACTCACTGCTGTTGTTTGCATCGCACTGATAAttacaaaggggaaaaagtgtttcagatgaaatgaaattatgtaTTCTACAAGGCACGTGTGATACTGTTTCTCTTCCGCAGTAATAACCAGGTATGAAGTTACAGTGGCACAAAGGGGCATCAAAGACCCTTCATGCAGGGCTAAGATGATCAAGTATTTCAGGCCCAAAGCAAAGCTCACGGGAGGCACCGAGTCTCTTTGGGCAGACTTCAGGAAGGTGTTTCTCCTCCACGGTGCCGGGGACGAATCCACAGGCAGCCATGGTTGCACGGGCGAAAGAGCAGATGGAATAAAGCCACCTAAGCAAGCAGTAAAACTGGCTGGAGGGATACCAACCCAGAACACCCCTTTGTTGCCCCACAAGGAACTTGCTGGCCAAGGAAGAGTGACACTCACCAGCTGAAAGCCGATGATATCATTTGAATCCCCAGAGTTCACTATGGACGAATCCTTGTGAAAGACACTGCCCTCTATTTTCCTCTTGTGGCCACTGCGAAGGTCAGTTGCTGTCCTAGAGAAGTCCTCAAACTTCAGCAGAGGGATCTGTTTGAAGAAGTCACTCCCTGTGCTGTTCCACTCACCCACTGACCGGCGCACCTTGGACTTGCCCTCTGAAAATCCGTAGAAAGTctccaaagctttttttgtctctttgtcCAATTCAGATAAATAGTCTTTCATGGAACTGTACCTGCATTGGAGACAACATGGTAGAAAGTGACGTCCCATCTCACCCCACCACCTCGCTGCAGCGTTTTGGCCGCTGTGCTGCGAATCTCATTGCTCAGGACAGAAATCTTTGTCATGGGCTCGCATCGACCTCTTACTACCACATACTACCATAGCTATGCCCAGGGAGAGTTCTCAGAGTGGACCATAGGAAGCAAAGCAGAGCGAATACAGAGAAAGTCCTCACAGATTCCCAAGCCCCTTGGAGGCTGTGTTAGCAAACCCGAGGAGGCAGAGCACGTGGAAATAAAACTTCTGCACCTATGCCAAGAGGCACTGGAGAGCTGGATCACCTGCTGGGACCAGGGTGGGTAGCTGGCAGCAGAACAGATATCGATGTAAAGTGTAATTTGGCAGGAGAAAAAGTACTGTTGACTGATAACGTCAAAGCATCCTATAAGGAAAGAAGGAGGCAACAGAGAGGCGACGGATGTTCCCTTCCCATTCTTTGGCAGACACCGTTGTCTGCAATCCTGGGACTTTGGTCCCGGGAAGAAGGGAATTTGGAGAGAACCACGGAGCTGCCCGGGCATTGCCTGGAGCGGCAAGCTGAAGCGACTGAGCCTCGCTCAGCAGGCAACAGCCGAGGGGCGCCACGGTAACCCGGTGTGCCGGGCACAGCACAGAGGTGGGCGCTACCCGGGGCGCCGCCGAGGGAGACCCCgcggctgggaagggctggcggagccgcgggggcggcgcggggctgccAGCGCGGTGCCGGGCTCGCCGCGGGGGGGTGCCCGGGCCGGCCTCCCGCCAGCGCCCCCCGTGCCTTACTTGTAGGGGTTGATGTTGCAGATGGTAACGGCGGGGAAGGGCAGCTTCTGGAACTGGACGGTGACGGAGACCGAGGCGCTGTAGTAATTCATGAGGAGCTCGGCGCACTGCCAGAGGATCAGCCCGACGGCGCTGAGGGTCAGCAGGATCCAGATGAAGCGGCGCAGGCGGCCCCGGGACACAACGATGCGGCGGCAGCCGTGCGTGTTGGTGTTGAGGCAGTACCACCGCATCAGCTCGCTCAGCGTCGGCGCCTGCGGGCCCCTCACCGGCAGCGTCCGCTTGATCCGCGCCGTGATCTTCTTCCCGGGGGCCATGGCACCGGCGGTAGCTGTGGGGAGACACAGCGCGGGCCCTGAGCACGGCCAGGGCCGGGGGGCCCGgcgccctcccgccgccggaGCCGCCCCCGCACTGGGGGGGGCCCCGCTCTCCCCCGGCACCGAGCCGTgagcccggccccccccgcacCGGCAGGCTCTCAGCCCCACAGCGGCGCGTCCCGGGGGCAATAGCGTCCTGCGAGGCACGGCGCCTCGCCTCACCTCGGCCGCCCTCCGGTCCCGGCGGGGCCATGCCGCGCTCCCGCTGCCGATGGGGACGGcgggcggccgccccggcccctacccccggcccgccccgccccggcccgccccgcccccgctcGGTGGCCGCGCAGCGCCGCCCCACggcggccgccggggccggCAGGAGCGGGCAGGGTGTCGCAGCGAGCGCCAGCAAGAGCCCCACGGGCCCGCCGGTGGGCGGCACGGCGCGGCGTGGCGCCAGCCCGCTCCCGTCCCGGCGGGGACGGGGCGGTGCCGGCGGGGACGGGGCGGTGCCGGCGGGGACGGGGCGGTGCCGGCGGGGTGGGGCGGTGCCGCCCCGGCCGGCCGTGCCAGCAGCAAAGATGGCGGGCTGCGTCGGCGCCTGCCCGTCGCTAAGGTGGCGGCGCGGTCACGTGCCGGCGCGCTCCGCCCCGCCCGCTGCATGGCGGCGCCGTGAGGCGGCGAGCCGCGGCGGCTgcggcccggcgggcgggcgggcgggatGCGGCGGCCGGCGGGCTGAGCGGCCGGGCGGGGATGTGCGCTGCGCCGCGCAGCCATGTCGCGGGTGAGCGGCCCCGGGCCGGCCGGCAGCGCCAAGGAGAAGCGCTCCTTCAGCAAGCGGCTCTTccgcggccgggcggcgggcggcggcgccggctcggccccggccgccgcctcgTCCCCGTCCGGGCGGTCGCTCGGGGGGTTCATGAGCCGCGTGCTGAAGACCCTCTCCACCCTCTCGCACTACAGCAGCGAGCCCGAGCCCCGCGGCCCGCACGCCCCGCGCCTGCCCCCGCCGCAGGCGGCCGGCGGCCTGGGCAGCTGCTTCCCGCCGGGCCCGCCTCGCAGCCCCgagcccccgccgcggcccgccggCGGCCCCGAGGCCGTGCCTGGCGTGGCGGGGCTGCGCAACCACGGCAACACCTGCTTCATGAACGCCATCCTGCAGTGCCTCAGCAACACCGAGCTCTTCGCCGAGTTCCTGGCGCTGGAGCAGTTCCGCGGCGGGCcaccccctgctgcccccagccccgctgccgaCGGCCCGCCGCCTGCACCCGGCGAGGTCACCGAGCAGCTGGCGCAGCTGGTGCGGGCGCTCTGGACGCTGGAGTACACCCCGCAGCACAGCCGCGACTTCAAGGTGAGCGGGGCCGTCGGCCGGAGGGGGCAGCTGCCTCGCCCCTTCGAGGTGGGAAGGCCGAGCGTGAGGCAGCCGCACCTGCCAGGCCTCGTCTGCTCGGTGGTGGCCCTTGGGCGCCTGCCTGCCTCGGCCTGGGCCCGCTATGGCCCAACGGTGCCCCtggcctgcctgcagcacctggggctggtgggagcGGCTGCCCGGCCCACGCCGGCGGTGACACCAGTGCAGAGGTGTCACGCCACAGGCCGCCCAGTGGCTCCGCTCCTCAGGGCGTGGCAGGGCCTCGTCGCGGTCCTGGCGCTTGTACCATGTCAAAAGCCTTCTGGCCTTGCCAGCTGCGTGCCAGGGGCTCTGGAGAGCTGCTCGGGCTTGCTGCTGTCCTTCTGGAGAGGCAGACCCCAGGCGGTGGCGGCGTGTGGCCAAGGGACAGTGTGCTCCCGTTGTCAGCCGTGGCGGGCAAGCGCCTGCAGTTGAGTGCCTGCAGTTGAGGTGCCGCCACTGCCTGCCTTACTGAAGGTGTTGAAAGCTGGCTGatggctctgctgctttttactGGTGAAAGCGTCCATTTTGCTGTTTCATAGCTTTGTCTTGCTGCCGTTAGAAAAGTTGCAACTAATTGTTGTTGCGGCGCTGGAGCCATAAGCGTgcatgggaggaggaggaggaggaggcggctgTTGGGAGCTGTGCCCCACCGTCTCCCGAAGCACTTGGGAGTTTGGGCTGATTTGGGGAACGCACTTCAGGAGTACAAGGTCATAACCTCCTGCTTGTACTAACTTGTGTTTAATACCGTGGCATTCTCCCCGCTGGGGCCCTCGCACCACAGTTTGATCCAAcagtgctggctcctgccctgccccgctgTGTAGTGCTCTGCACCACTGTGGGCATTGCGCTTGCCCCAGGAATTGCTGTAGCAGAGGGCATGGCCTTTGCACCTACGGTTTAAAGATGCCCTGCAATGCTTTTGGATGAAGTAAGACACaactgttttaaaagctttccagGCCTGCCTTGCTTCTTGAAACAGTAAGAATATTGTGAGGTTTTGTTGTGACAGCAGTTCCCTGGCATATAAAACTGTTTGGCTGTGTGAAAGAACGAGAGGGTAGGAGGTGGCTTCCAAACCATTAACTTAAAGACCTTTGCTTTAGGGGAGTTTTCTTGCAGAGTGAGTTGGAGAGGGAATGCACAGATGCATGAAAGTACGGCAGAAATGTAGTTTGCACGTTCCTGGGCTCTCTGCCCTCTGTTCAGATGAGGTGCAGGAGCAGGTAGGGCAGTGGGTACTGTCTCTCTGGTCTGCACTCCCTTGGTGTCTGTTGGATGGTGGGATGTCTGAAAAGCTCCTCTGAGGTGTCAGTGGTCTTTGTTATGCTGAGGTGTTTGGACTGACACAGGGCCGGCACCCCCTCACTTTGCTTCTCCTGTGTTTCCAGGTGGTTGCGTCC contains:
- the SCNN1G gene encoding amiloride-sensitive sodium channel subunit gamma, translated to MAPPGPEGGRATAGAMAPGKKITARIKRTLPVRGPQAPTLSELMRWYCLNTNTHGCRRIVVSRGRLRRFIWILLTLSAVGLILWQCAELLMNYYSASVSVTVQFQKLPFPAVTICNINPYKYSSMKDYLSELDKETKKALETFYGFSEGKSKVRRSVGEWNSTGSDFFKQIPLLKFEDFSRTATDLRSGHKRKIEGSVFHKDSSIVNSGDSNDIIGFQLCDANNSSECALYTFSSGVNAIQEWYKLHYMNIMAQIPLETKEKLSYSADDLLLTCFFDGLSCDKRHFTRFHHPLHGNCYTFNSGENGTILSTSTGGSEYGLQVVLYIDEADYNPFLVTSTGAKIIVHDQNEYPFIEDIGTEIETAAATSIGMHFTRSRKLSKPYSDCTETGADIPVENLYNKSYSLQICLHSCFQKAMVDSCGCAQYAQPLPAGAEYCNYKKNPNWMYCYYRLHEKFVKEQLGCQQICKDACSFKEWALTTSIAQWPSTVSEDWMLRVLSWDKGQKINKKLNKTDLANLMVFYKDLNERFISENPANTLVILLSNFGGQLGLWMSCSVVCVIEIVEVFFIDSLSIVMRRQWQKAKKWWNDRKRDRSGKAPQASDLERQGHDNPVCMDEDLPTFNTALRLPLPQDNPLPRTPPPNYSTLRLETAFTEQLPDTLEAGQH